Within the Vibrio tasmaniensis genome, the region GAAATTTACCTTGTGATAGTACTGTAAAATAACCGTCACAATTACAGTGTCGGATAACTGAGTAAAATGATCCACCTCGTTGGTAATGGCGTACAATCTAGAACTGGCAGAAATGGGAAGGGAAGCAATGACTGCACTAACGATTTTTTATGATGGGACTTGCCCACTTTGTGCAAAAGAGATGGCAGCACTGGCTAAGTCTGATACCAAAAATCAAATTCAAACCATCGATATCTGCAGTGAAGCATTTTCAGACTACCCGCAGATAGATGCAGACGCAGCCAATACGATTTTGCATGCACTCGATGAAAATGGAAAATTACTGCTGGGTTTGGACGTGACTTACCAAGCGTGGAAGCTGGTAGGCAAAGGTTGGTTATATGCCCCATTGCGCTGGGCGATATTTAAGCCTTTGGCAGATT harbors:
- a CDS encoding thiol-disulfide oxidoreductase DCC family protein, translating into MTALTIFYDGTCPLCAKEMAALAKSDTKNQIQTIDICSEAFSDYPQIDADAANTILHALDENGKLLLGLDVTYQAWKLVGKGWLYAPLRWAIFKPLADWCYLRFAKNRYKVSFWLTGKSRCNENSCTK